In Rutidosis leptorrhynchoides isolate AG116_Rl617_1_P2 chromosome 2, CSIRO_AGI_Rlap_v1, whole genome shotgun sequence, one genomic interval encodes:
- the LOC139889767 gene encoding uncharacterized protein, whose product MKRYLQLVVKISRNFETLEAVQISRNKNKKTDVLSKLAMLTFDHLHKKVLVEVLKDKSIDEKVVVATVEEGGPCWMTPYVKYLQDGTLTADVMEARRIMVSAPLYVLENGVLYRKSFSGPNLRCLTTSNRCGKRDARRYGLPNKIASDNGKQFADNPFRSWCEELNIKQTFTSVAHPQANGQVEVTNKEIVAGIKARLGLSQTKWVDEVPYVLWAHRTTPKRSTGETPFSLVYGTEAVIPAEIRVPTQRVLAFDIENNSFILCENLNLLEERRIMAAIRQADAK is encoded by the exons ATGAAACGATATTTGCAGTTGGTTGTGAAAATTTCAAGAAATTTTGAAACTTTGGAAGCTGTGCAAATatcaagaaataaaaataaaaagacagATGTTTTAAGCAAGTTAGCAATGCTAACATTTGATCACTTGCATAAGAAAGTTTTGGTGGAAGTTTTGAAGGATAAATCAATTGATGAAAAAGTGGTAGTGGCAACAGTTGAGGAGGGAGGACCGTGTTGGATGACTCCATATGTGAAGTATTTGCAGGACGGAACATTGACAGCTGATGTCATGGAAGCAAGACGGATAATGGTAAGTGCTCCGCTTTACGTCTTGGAAAATGGGGTGCTTTATAGAAAATCCTTCAGTGGTCCAAATTTAAGGTGTTTAACAACAAGCAATAGATGTGGTAAAAGAGATGCACGAAG ATATGGTTTACCAAACAAAATTGCAAGCGATAATGGTAAGCAGTTTGCAGATAATCCTTTCAGAAGTTGGTGTGAGGAATTAAACATCAAACAAACATTTACCTCAGTTGCTCACCCACAAGCCAATGGCCAAGTTGAGGTAACAAATAAAGAAATTGTAGCCGGCATAAAGGCTAGATTGGGTTTGAGTCAGACTAAATGGGTAGATGAAGTACCATATGTTTTGTGGGCTCACCGTACAACGCCAAAACGAAGCACGGGTGAAACACCGTTCAGCTTGGTATATGGCACTGAGGCAGTAATACCAGCTGAAATCCGTGTTCCGACACAAAGAGTTTTGGCATTTGATATAGAAAATAATTCATTTATCTTGTGTGAAAACTTGAATTTATTGGAAGAGAGGCGAATcatggccgccatccggcaagcgGATGCTAAGTAG